In the Streptomyces cinnamoneus genome, GCCAGGAACTCGGCCTCGGTGATGATCGGCACCCGGCGGCGGCCCTGCTCGCGACCCTCGCGGCGGCGCTGCTTCTTCGCCTCCATGCGGGTCGAGCCCTTGATGGACTGGACCTCGTCGAAGCCGGTGCCCGGCTCCCGCTCCTCGCGCTTGCGCGGCTCGCGGACCTTGACGACCGTGCGCTCCGGCTCGTCGGTGCCCGGCTCGGTCTCGGCGGTCTCACCGCTGCGGCGGCGACGGCGGCGACGGCGACGGCTGCCGGCCGACGCGGACGCGCCCGCCTCCTCGGCCTCCTCCTCCGCCTCCTCCTCGGCGGCCTCGGCGGCCTCCTCGGTGTACGACGGCTCCTCCTCGCCGCCCTCGGCCTCGGCGGCCTCGCCCCGGCGGCGGCGACGGCCACCCCGGCGGCGACGGCGGGACGTGCGCTCGCCCTGGTCCTCGTCCTCCGCCAGGGCGCCCTCGGGCTCCTCCTCGGCGGCCTCGGGCTCCTCTTCGACGGCCTCGGCGGCGGGCTCCGCCACGATCTCGGCGGGCTCGCCCCGGCGGCGACGACGGCGACGGCCGGCGGCGGGCTGCGCGGCCTCGGCCGCGGGGGCCTCCTCCTCGCGCTCCTCCTCGGCGACCGTGGCGGCGGCAGCGGCGGCCGCGGCGGTCTCCGGGGTCTGGAACATCGGCTCGGCGAACACCGGCGCCTGGAACACGGCGGTCGGCGGTCGTACGGCACGACGGCGGCCGCGGCCGCCCTCGGCGGGGGCCGGCTCGGCGGCGGGCGCCTCCGGGGCGGCGGCCTCGGCGGTGCCGGCCTGGCGGGTGGCCCGGCGACGGCGCGCGGGCTTGGCGGCGGGCGCCTCCTCGGCCCCGCGGGCGATCACGGGAGCGGCCTCGGCGACGGCCTCGGTGGTCTCCGCGACGGTCGGCTCGGCGGCCAGCGGCTCACCGGTCGGGGCGCTCACGGCGCGCGTGGCGCGGCGACGGGTGCGGGCCGGCTTGGCGGCGGGGGCCTCCGGGGCGGCGGCGGGCTCGGCCGCGGCCTCCAGCGCCTCCGCTTCCTCGGCCTCGACGGGCTCGGTCACCGGCTCGGCGGCCTGCGGCGCACCAGCGGGGGCCGACGCACGGCGGGTGGCACGGCGACGCGCACGGACCGGCGCAGCGGCCTCGGCGGGCTCGGCGGCGGCCTCGGGGGCCTCCACTTCCTCCTCCTCAGCGGCGGCGAGCGGCTCGGCGGCCTGCGGCGCACCAGCGGGAGCCGACGCACGGCGGGTGGCACGGCGACGCGCACGGACCGGCGCGGCGGCCTCGGCGGCCTCGGCGGCGGCCTCGGGGGCCTCCACTTCCTCCTCCTCAGCGGCGGCGAGCGGCTCGGCGGCCTGCGGCGCACCGGCGGGGGCCGACGCACGGCGGGTGGCACGGCGACGCGCACGGACCGGCGCGGCGGCCTCGGCGGGCTCGGCGGCAGCCTCGGGGGCCTCCACTTCCTCCTCCTCAGCGGCGGCGAGCGGCTCGGCGGCCTGCGGCGCACCAGCGGGAGCCGACGCACGGCGGGTGGCACGGCGACGCGCACGGACCGGCGCGGCGGCTTCCGCCGGGGCCTCGGCGGCCTCGGCCGGCTCGACGGCGGCCTCCACGGCCTCATCGGCGGCGGTGACCTGCGGGGCGCCCGCGGGGGCGGTGGCCTTGCGGGTGGCGCGGCGGCGCGGGGTGGTGGGGGCGGCGGCCTCGGCGGCGGCCTCCACGGTCTCCTCGGCGGCCTGCGGGGCGCCCGCCGGGGCGGTGGCCTTGCGGGTGGCGCGGCGACGGGGGCGGGCGGGCGTCTCGGCCGCGGCCTCGGCGGCCGGCTCGGCGCCGGTTTCGGCGGCCTCCGCCTGCGCCGGGGCGGCGGCAGCGGTCTTGCGGGTGGCCCGGCGGCGCGGCCGTGCGGGCGTCTCGGATGCGGCCGGGGTCTCGGCGGAGGCCTCGGCGTCCGGAGCGGCTACGGGCTCGGCGGCCTCGGCCGCCGCTCCCGCGCCACCGGCGGGCGGACCCGCCGGACGGGACGCCGCACGGCGGCGGCGCCTCGGCGGCAGGGTGTCGCTCGGCGAATTGTCGTTGTTGCCGGGAACGCTCTGCGCGGCCCCCGGCTCCGTGGGCTCAATGGATTCGAGCATGCGGGCGGTTCTCCCGTCACGCTCCCGGGCGCCGCGCCGGTTCCGGCCCGTCGGCCCGCGTGATGAGCGCGGTACCGCCGTCCGGGGCGCGGTCGCCGCACGGGAGCTGTCGTCTCGCTCGCCGGGTCCGGTTATCTACGGCACCGGCGAAAGTCTCCTGGTCAGTGCGCCTGCCGGACCGGGTGGCTCCCAGGTGGCGCGGCGGCGCTTCGACGGCCGTCCTTACGCGGAACCTTCCGGCACCTGCTGCGCGGCACTCGGCCCGGCGGCCGTGGTAGAAGCGGCCGGGGCGGCGTCGCGGTCGGGCGCGAGCGGATCGGTCACCGTGCCGGTCTCATCGTCGAGCAGCCCCTGCGCCAGCCTGGTCACCGCAGCGGGGACCGGCGGCGCCAGGTCGGCCGTGGCGCGGAGACCGGACAGGACGTCGTCGGGTCGAACGGCAGGTGTCGAATGCCGAACAACCAGCCGCAGTATCGCACAGGCACCGTCGCCGGGCCTATCGGCCGGAGCAGCGAGCGCCTCGAGTCGGGTCACCGCGCCACGCGCGTCGAAGGTTCGCAACCCGTTTTTCGTCCGGCGCTGGACCTCGACCGTCTCCGCCGCCATGAACGCCGCGACGGCCTTCTCGGCGTCCTTGAGCTCGACGCCCTCCAGCCGCAGCTCCCACACGGAGGCCTGCAGCCGATCGGCGAACGAGGAGGTATGGGCCTCCACGGCGTCCGTGATGTCGAGCCCGTCGGGCAGCGACTCGTCGAGGAGATCCCGCAGCACTGCGGGGTCGCGGGCCTCGGCGAGCTGGATCTCCAGATACTCGGCCTCGCTGCCCGTGCCGGTGGGTGCGGCATTGGCGTACGACACCTTCGGGTGCGGGGTGAAGCCCGCCGAGTACGCCATGGGTACCTCGGCGCGGCGCAGGGCCCGCTCGAAGGCGCGCTGGAAATCGCGGTGGCTGGTGAACCGGAGGCGGCCGCGCTTGGTGTAACGCAGACGGATGCGCTGCACCGCGGGTGCGGGCGGCGGGCCTTCGGGCTGTCGCTTGCCCAGTGTCTTTCAGTCCCTCGTGAGTGCGGTCATTCTGCTACCTAGAGTACGTGCAACGAGGGCCCTGCCGATCCGGCAGGGCCCTCGTTGGAACGCTTGTCAATCTGGGTCCACGTACCCGCTCGCGGCCTTGTGAACCCTGCCTCCATTCTCACGTGGGTGAGAGGCGCACAGGATGACGCTCCCCCACAGTCCGCTATTCCTGCTGATCGGGGACCTTTTCCTGAGCGTGGCGAGCCGCCACCGGAGCACCGGCCCGCGGCGGGACGAGGCTTCCGGTGCGTGCCCGGGGCACCGTCGCCTCGCCGGCGGGCCGTGACAGGCGCGCACGCCAGGCCCGCTGGAGGAACTGGAAGAAGCGGTCGGGCAGGAACACGGTGTCGGCAATGATCATCGCACCGGAGAACACCGGGAGCCCCAGCATGACGGCGATCGCGACGTGCATGCCGATCAACAGGACGAGAACGACGTATTTGGCCCTGCTGAACAGGGCGAACGGGCAGGCCACCTGGACCAGCACGGTGAGGTAACCGACGACGGCCATGAGGAGCTGGTGGCTGTCGGCCAGATGGGAGAGCCCGGGCCAGGGGCGGAACAGGTCGAGATTCAGCACATAGTGCAGCGCGGTGCCGTCGCGCCACGTGCCTCCCTGCACCTTGTACAGACCGGCGCATCCGTACAGGATGCAGACCTGGGCCGCGATGACGAACATCCCGCAGTTGTGCAGCAGGACACTCAGCTGCCCCCGGACCAACACGTCCTGCTGCCGGGCGGGCAGCCAACTCGACCGTTGGTGTCCGCGCCCGTCCGCGCGAGCGCGGAGCCGCTTTCTGCGGGCGTCGAGGGACCAGCGCCGGCCACACGCGGTGAACATGAGGTACAGGGCCATCAGGACGATGAGGTTGTCCCCTCCGTCCGTGATGAAGATGTTCCTGCCGTGAAAGGAGGTCACCACGACGGCGAACAGCACGGACAGCACCCGGGTGCGCCACCCCAGCATGAACAACGCGCACGTGACGAGAGCCAGTCCGTAGCAGGTCTCGAAGTACACGGGCCGGTCGGACAGGGGCAGAAAGGTGAACCAGCCGGTCTGAGCGGTCAGTTCTCGCGAGAGGTCCGGAGTCCAGGGCGAACCGGGTCCCCAGATCTCGTCTCGGTGGGGGAACTCACGCAGAAGGAAGACCAAATACAGCAGCCCATATCCCATGCGCAGCACTGCCGCCGCGTGGAGTGAGACCGCTCGTTCGGTCAGAAAGGCGAACGCCCTGGTCACAGGGTCGGGGTGCCGAGACGCGGCGCTCGGCGGCGGGCTGTCCGGCCAGGCGTCGGCGCCGGTCGTCCGGTCAGTTGTCATGGGATGTCACCTGCCACCACGGGAGGTACCTGGAGTCGGAGGGAGGTTGCGGGGAGCGGCTGCCGTCGGCCCTCCGCGCCGGCGACGCGATCGGGGTGGTGATGACGCGCAGCTGGATCGCGTCAAAGGAGCGGTGGCTGCGGGCTGCGCGTTGTGCGGCGATGTTGAGCAGATATCTCTGGATGATCCTGGCCCGATCCGACTCGGACTGGTCCCTGGTCCCGTGCGAGTCGAGGTAGGCGGACCAGGCCCGTCGCAGCATGTTCTGGTTGATGTGACTGGGGAAGGCGTTGTGCCGCACGGCAGAGGCGTCGACGGCGCTCAGATCGATCCAGCCGCTCACCTGCCGGGCGCCATCGGGCGCCATCGTCGCAGTCCGGGCCAGGACCCTCCGCCGAGCACCCTCCGGATCGGGGGCGAACAGCCGCCAGTTCTGTTCGAAGTAGGGATAGACCCACGTGCTGATCCTCCCCTCGTACCGCTGGGAGACAGTGTTGGGAGGCGCGACGGACAAGAACACCATGCACACGTGCACCATGACCGTCGCGACGCACACGGCGGCCGCGAAGGCGATCACCAACCCCGCCGGTCTCGACATCGGCACGGGCGAGGCCGGCCCTTCGCAACCGGTTTCCTCCACGTCCGCCGCGGCGGGCCTGGTAGCGGTTATGGGCAGCTTGGGAACCACCCCTTCATCCTTTACCGGCACACTGCCATTCCCCGCGCGGTTGTAGTCGGTGCTGCTCATCCCGTCCTCTTTGTCGCTTGGCCCGCGGTGCCCGCCGACCACAACGGTCCGCCCGTCCGCCCCGGGCGCGGTGGACGCCGCCCGGGGCATCGGGAAATACATCGTGCGATTCCGCCCGCCGGGCGCGGTCTGCGAACTGCGCGAGACCGCGCCCTCACAAGCTGCCGAACGCGGATGCCCGCGATGTCACCAACCGTGTCGGTCGTCGTGCCCGCACTCGGAGTGGTGCCCGCCGCATTCGTGGCCGCCGTG is a window encoding:
- a CDS encoding Rne/Rng family ribonuclease codes for the protein MLESIEPTEPGAAQSVPGNNDNSPSDTLPPRRRRRAASRPAGPPAGGAGAAAEAAEPVAAPDAEASAETPAASETPARPRRRATRKTAAAAPAQAEAAETGAEPAAEAAAETPARPRRRATRKATAPAGAPQAAEETVEAAAEAAAPTTPRRRATRKATAPAGAPQVTAADEAVEAAVEPAEAAEAPAEAAAPVRARRRATRRASAPAGAPQAAEPLAAAEEEEVEAPEAAAEPAEAAAPVRARRRATRRASAPAGAPQAAEPLAAAEEEEVEAPEAAAEAAEAAAPVRARRRATRRASAPAGAPQAAEPLAAAEEEEVEAPEAAAEPAEAAAPVRARRRATRRASAPAGAPQAAEPVTEPVEAEEAEALEAAAEPAAAPEAPAAKPARTRRRATRAVSAPTGEPLAAEPTVAETTEAVAEAAPVIARGAEEAPAAKPARRRRATRQAGTAEAAAPEAPAAEPAPAEGGRGRRRAVRPPTAVFQAPVFAEPMFQTPETAAAAAAAATVAEEEREEEAPAAEAAQPAAGRRRRRRRGEPAEIVAEPAAEAVEEEPEAAEEEPEGALAEDEDQGERTSRRRRRGGRRRRRGEAAEAEGGEEEPSYTEEAAEAAEEEAEEEAEEAGASASAGSRRRRRRRRRSGETAETEPGTDEPERTVVKVREPRKREEREPGTGFDEVQSIKGSTRMEAKKQRRREGREQGRRRVPIITEAEFLARREAVERVMVVRQHGDRTQIGVLEDNVLVEHFVNKEQATSYVGNVYLGKVQNVLPSMEAAFVDIGKGRNAVLYAGEVNFDALGMGNGPRRIETALKSGQSVLVQVTKDPIGHKGARLTSQVSLPGRYLVYVPEGSMTGISRKLPDTERARLKQILKKIVPEDAGVIVRTAAEGASEDELRRDVERLQAQWEEIQKKSKQISTSSPSLLYGEPDMTVRVVRDIFNEDFSKVIVSGEQAWETIHGYVSHVAPDLADRLQKWTSDVDVFATYRIDEQLMKALDRKVWLPSGGSLVIDRTEAMVVVDVNTGKFTGQGGNLEETVTRNNLEAAEEIVRQLRLRDLGGIIVIDFIDMVLESNRDLVLRRLLECLGRDRTKHQVAEVTSLGLVQMTRKRVGQGLLESFSEQCVHCNGRGVIVHMDQPAAVGGGGGKRGKKKGKGAVEAQPAAEAVTEEVVDEAPEAPELEPVAVTEAELEPSVGGDEEWFGSPAEAEAAASRRGGRTRRRATRKVSAPAGSPKAAEAVEPEIVVPAVPVEAAPEPEPAPAPAEPEAVEPVAEAVVATESAAPARPRRRATRKASAPAGAPAGAEEAAVVVVSAPVAEPAAEPAAEPAAEPAPVLTEEAEEAAPAKKTARKTAAKKAPAKKAATAKKTAAKKTTAKKATAKKAATKKAPAKKTAKKAAASSED
- a CDS encoding TIGR03936 family radical SAM-associated protein, with the protein product MQRIRLRYTKRGRLRFTSHRDFQRAFERALRRAEVPMAYSAGFTPHPKVSYANAAPTGTGSEAEYLEIQLAEARDPAVLRDLLDESLPDGLDITDAVEAHTSSFADRLQASVWELRLEGVELKDAEKAVAAFMAAETVEVQRRTKNGLRTFDARGAVTRLEALAAPADRPGDGACAILRLVVRHSTPAVRPDDVLSGLRATADLAPPVPAAVTRLAQGLLDDETGTVTDPLAPDRDAAPAASTTAAGPSAAQQVPEGSA
- a CDS encoding HTTM domain-containing protein; the encoded protein is MGYGLLYLVFLLREFPHRDEIWGPGSPWTPDLSRELTAQTGWFTFLPLSDRPVYFETCYGLALVTCALFMLGWRTRVLSVLFAVVVTSFHGRNIFITDGGDNLIVLMALYLMFTACGRRWSLDARRKRLRARADGRGHQRSSWLPARQQDVLVRGQLSVLLHNCGMFVIAAQVCILYGCAGLYKVQGGTWRDGTALHYVLNLDLFRPWPGLSHLADSHQLLMAVVGYLTVLVQVACPFALFSRAKYVVLVLLIGMHVAIAVMLGLPVFSGAMIIADTVFLPDRFFQFLQRAWRARLSRPAGEATVPRARTGSLVPPRAGAPVAARHAQEKVPDQQE
- a CDS encoding DUF5819 family protein, which produces MSSTDYNRAGNGSVPVKDEGVVPKLPITATRPAAADVEETGCEGPASPVPMSRPAGLVIAFAAAVCVATVMVHVCMVFLSVAPPNTVSQRYEGRISTWVYPYFEQNWRLFAPDPEGARRRVLARTATMAPDGARQVSGWIDLSAVDASAVRHNAFPSHINQNMLRRAWSAYLDSHGTRDQSESDRARIIQRYLLNIAAQRAARSHRSFDAIQLRVITTPIASPARRADGSRSPQPPSDSRYLPWWQVTSHDN